The nucleotide window CCTTGAAATTAAGCCAGACATTTCCAAATGTTCAAATCTATTATATCAAGTAATTGTAAAAAATGGTGAACCCCTACTCCACAACCTCGCACCATTTCAATAGTGTTAAGGCAATGATTTCACTTGCCGCGAACATATCTTCCAGATTAATATGCTCATTGGCATCATGAGCCGTTTCCGTTATACCAGGTCCAAACACAACAACAGGCGTATTTCCGACTGTAGAAAGAATGCCGCCATCGGTACCCCACGGACTTGCTTCGACAACAGGGGGTATCCCCTTCACATCTATAAAACTGTTTGTCAGTTCGTTCATCAATGAATGGTCACTCTCAAGACTTCCAGGCAGCCACCTGCCACCAAACCATTCGAGCTTTAGAGGATTTTCCTGCAGCCATTCATCCTGCTCACATATTTCACGGAGACAACTTTCCATTTCAAGCTGTGCTGCTTGTATCGTTTCCTCCGGAGAAACGCCCATTCTCCCTTCAATGATGGCGGTGTCGGGCACCGATGAAGGCCACTCCCCGCTTATAATCTTTCCAATGTTAATCGGAATGGGGATCGGGATTTTTTCAAAAAGGGGATCTGATATTTTCTCATTTCTATCTTTCTCTAACTGTTGTAATCTTTGAATCACTAGGAGGGATTTCTCGATGGCACTAACACCTTCGTACCTTGTACCGCCATGTGCCGCTTTACCGGTAATGGTGACACGAAACCACATCGAACCCTGCTGCTTAGGGAATAGTTTCATATTGGTTGGTTCAGGAATAATGGCTCCGTCGGCATGATATCCCCTTAAAACGGCAGCAAGCGTCCCGGCTCCACCGCTTTCCTCTTCAATTACACTTTGGAAAATAACATCTCCTTTCAGCTTAATTCCATTGGCGACCAACGACTCGATCGCCATTAGCAGTGCCACATTTCCGCCTTTCATGTCGGTTGCCCCGCGACCATACAACTTTCCGCACTCAATCATGCCGCTAAATGGGTCATGCTTCCAACTTGACTCGTCACCAACTGGAACCACATCGATATGTCCGTTTAATATGATTGATTTACCGCCACCCGTACCTTTTAACACCGCCACAAGATTGGGATTCCCATCGAAACTTTTCCGGTCGCAGCAATAAGCTGGATGTTTTTTTAATTTAGCGTCGCCTATTTCCCAAATATCTAGTACCAGCCCAAGCTGGCGGCATTTTTCAATCACAAGTGCTTGTGTACTGCTTTCGTTTCCCCGTGTGCTATTTTCACGAACTAGGATTTGTAACAATCTCGCTCCGCGCGCACGATTCTCTTTTAGCCACTGCTTTATTTGGACTTCTTGTTTCATCAACTGATTCACTCCTCCGGCAAGATTTACACTTAGTACGGGATCTGGCGAACAGTTTCAGCTAGTTTAAATTCACACCCGGTTTTATTCACTACATTTTCTAAACTGTATGGTGCAAACAACTCTGTCAAAAGCAAGCCGTCGTCGCTCACCTCGAAAACAGCTAAATCGGTGACAATAAGGTCAACGCAGCGTCCCGAAGTTAATGGTAAGGTACAGGATGGTAGAATTTTGGGGTTTCCCTGTTTGTCACAATGATTCATCACAACGATCACTTTTTTCGCTTTTTGGGCGAGTTCCATTGCCCCTCCCATGCCCGGTACCTTTTTGCCCGGAACAATCCAGTTAGCGAGGTCGCCATATTGACTAACCTGCAGCGAACCTAAAATGGTGATATCAACCCTGCCTTTGCGAATCATTCCAAACGAAATAGCACTATCACAATAGGAACCGCCACTTGTAAGTGTGACAGGAAATCCACCAGCATTACATAAATTTTCATCCTCTTCCCCAATAGCCGGACTTGGCCCCATCCCGGTAATCCCGTTTTCAGCATGAAACATCACCATAGTCTCCTTTGACAAATGGTTTGGAACAAGTGATGGGATTCCTATCCCAAGGTTAACCACCATCCTGCTTTGAATTTCTTCCGCTGCCCTTTTCGCCATTTGGTTACGTACATCTATTCCCATGCCCATTTCCAATTCACTCCCTTCGATGGAATCAGATAATCAACAAACACTCCAGGAGTAATGATTTCATCAGGGCCAAGACTTCCCATAGGTACAATCTCTTCTACTTCAGCAATCGTAATATCCCCGGCCATCGCTACAAGCGGATTCGTATTACGAGCACTTTTGTCATAAATTAAATTGCCATACTCATCTGCCTTTTTCGCATAAATAATTGAAACATCAGCTGTTAAGGCTGTTTCAACCAAATAATTTTTCCCGTCGATTGCAAAACGGGGTTTATCTTTCGAAACGAGTTCATTATCCATCCCGATATCAGATAAAATGGCTGGCAGTCCGACACCTCCGGCACGTATTCTTTCAGCTAAAATACCCTGCGGTGAAAACTCTACTTCCAGCTTTCCATCGTGCATAAGCTGTCCGGCAATTGGGTTGGAGCCAATATGTGAGGCAATCACTTTTTTAGCAAGCCCTCGGCTGACGATTTTCCCGATGCCAATGTGAGGAAAACCTGTATCATTTCCAATCAGAATAAGATTCTGGATGCCCTTCTCCAATATTCCATCAATCAATGTCGGTGGGGAACCGACCCCACCAAAGCCGCCAAACATGACAGTCATGCCGTCTTGAAAAAACTTCATGATTGCCTCAATGGTAGTTATTTTTCCGAATGAATTATCCATTTAGCTATCACCAACCGTATCTGCATTTATTTGGTTTGAAAAAGCAGCAAATGTTTCCTTTACTAATAATAGTAAGTTCTCAATTTCTTTTTCGGTGATTGTTAAGGGAGGAGAAATGATAATGGCGTCACCATTCACCCCATCAATCCCGGCACCCGCAGGATAAACAAGGAGTCCTTTTTCCTTAGCAAGCCCCACCACTTTTTGGGTTATTAAGGCCTTTCTCGGGAATGGCCTTTTGGTTTTACTCTCCTCAACAAATTCGATGCCAAGCAGCAAGCCTTTGCCGCGGACATCGCCAATAAACGAATATTGCTCTTTTAACTTTTCAAGATGAATTTTCAAAAAAGCACCCTTTAATTCTACTTCTTTGATAATCTCGTTTTTTTCCAAGTATTCCAAGACAGCTAAAGACACAGCGCATGACTGTGGATTTGCACTTAATGTATGCCCGCTCATCACTGACTTTGTTCCGGCCAAAATCGGCGCCATTACCTTTTCACTGGCAACAGCGGCAGCAATTGGAGCATAACCTGCCCCCATTCCTTTGCCAAATGCGACAATATCCGGGATAACATCCCATCGCTCGCAGGCTAGCACGGTTCCCGTCCGACCAAAACCGGTCATGACCTCATCAGCAATAAAGAGAATATTATTATCTTCGCATATTTTTTTAATCGTTTTAAAATAATCCTTTGGCGGCGCTATGGCCCCGCCTGAAGCTCCAATCACAGGTTCAGCAATAAAGGCAGCGATTTGGTCAGCTCCAATCCGTTTGATTGCCAATTCCAATTCATTAGCGCAAGCGTAACCGCAGGTTGGTGCCTCTAAATTGTAGGGACAGCGGTAGCAATAGGGCGGATTGATGACAGGGAAATCTTCTAAAAGGGGAACAAACCTAGCCCTTCTTCCGGTATGCCCTGACATTGAAAGCGCCCCCAAGGTAATTCCGTGATAACTAACCCATCTTGATAACACCTTTGTCTTGGTGTGAATCCCTTGCTCCTGCCAATATTGAATAGCCATTTTCATGGCCGTCTCTGTCGCTTCCGAACCGCTGTTCACGAAAAAACTCCAGTTTAAGTCTCCCGGTGTCCAATCAGCAATTTTCTTCGCAAGTTTTTCCGCTGCATCACTGGTAAATTGAGAACGATACACAAATGAGACTTTTTTTGCCTGCTCCTGCATCGCTTCAATGATTTCGGAGACGCCATGTCCAATATTGGCAGTTACGGCACCGGAAGAGGCATCAAGATATTTTTTTCCTTCCATATCATATAAGTAGACCCCTTTGCCATAATCAATGACCGGGTATATTTCATCAAGCATGGGTTTGATTAGAAAAGATTTATCCATATGCCACCACTTTCTTTTTCAAGCTAAAGTTCATTCATACTTCATTATATGAGTGAATATTTCATTCTATCATCATATTTGAAAAGGTGATGTTGAAGAATTAAACCACCATGACCATATAAAACTCTCTTTTACTTTTTTACATGGGTATTATAGAATGGCAGTAGATTACAAAAGGAAAGGGTCATATGGACACAATTAAGAAAATTCAATTAAAAACAAAGGAATTATCGACGATCCAGTTAATCGTCCTATTTTATCTGTCCGCATTAATCGTTTCTACATTGCTATTAAAAATCCCTCTAGCCCATCGTGAAAATGTTTCGCTTAGTTTTATCGACGCCATGTTTACTTCCGCTAGTGCGATAAGCGTAACGGGCCTAAGTGTCATTTCATTAAAAGAGACCTTTAGTAACTTTGGCATTTTTCTTCTATGTTTGATTCTGCAATTAGGCGGACTTGGGGTCATGTCGTTAAGTACATTCCTCTGGATCATGCTCGGTAAGAAAGTGGGGTTAAAGGAAAGACAGTTGATTATGATTGACCAAAATCAGTCCAATCTCGCGGGGTTGGTGCAGCTGGCAAAACGGATCTTTATTATATTTATTTCCTTTGAATTAATCGGCGGCCTTATTTTAGGGTTTTGGTTTAAAGGTTACTACAGTAGCACGTTAACTGCATTTAAACATGGTTTCTTTGCTTCCATTAGTGCTACTACCAATGCAGGGTTTGATATTACGGATGAGTCGCTCGGCCCATTCAGCCATGATTATTTTGTTCAATCAGTCATAATTATTTTAATGATTGTCGGTGCCATTGGTTTCCCTGTAATGGTAGAGGTTTATGAATTCTTTTTAAGTAGGAAACAAAAGAAAAAATTCCATTTTACTTTGTTTACGAAATTAACAACGTTAACATTTGTCATTCTTACTGTAATTGGTGCCCTATTTATTTTTCTTTTAGACAGTCATCACTTTTTCGCCAATAAGGCATGGCATGAATCTTTTTTTTACGCTCTCTTTCATTCGGCTACAACCAAAAGCGCCGGATTAACAACAATGGATGTTAATGACTTTACACCAAGCAATCAGTTGTTCCTGTCGATTTTGATGTTTATAGGCGGTTCACCCAGCAGTGCAAGCGGAGGGATCCGAACCACTACCTTTGCCATCGTAATCTTATCTATTATTTTTTATGCTCAAGGA belongs to Neobacillus sp. OS1-2 and includes:
- a CDS encoding peptidase translates to MKQEVQIKQWLKENRARGARLLQILVRENSTRGNESSTQALVIEKCRQLGLVLDIWEIGDAKLKKHPAYCCDRKSFDGNPNLVAVLKGTGGGKSIILNGHIDVVPVGDESSWKHDPFSGMIECGKLYGRGATDMKGGNVALLMAIESLVANGIKLKGDVIFQSVIEEESGGAGTLAAVLRGYHADGAIIPEPTNMKLFPKQQGSMWFRVTITGKAAHGGTRYEGVSAIEKSLLVIQRLQQLEKDRNEKISDPLFEKIPIPIPINIGKIISGEWPSSVPDTAIIEGRMGVSPEETIQAAQLEMESCLREICEQDEWLQENPLKLEWFGGRWLPGSLESDHSLMNELTNSFIDVKGIPPVVEASPWGTDGGILSTVGNTPVVVFGPGITETAHDANEHINLEDMFAASEIIALTLLKWCEVVE
- a CDS encoding 3-oxoacid CoA-transferase subunit B is translated as MGMGIDVRNQMAKRAAEEIQSRMVVNLGIGIPSLVPNHLSKETMVMFHAENGITGMGPSPAIGEEDENLCNAGGFPVTLTSGGSYCDSAISFGMIRKGRVDITILGSLQVSQYGDLANWIVPGKKVPGMGGAMELAQKAKKVIVVMNHCDKQGNPKILPSCTLPLTSGRCVDLIVTDLAVFEVSDDGLLLTELFAPYSLENVVNKTGCEFKLAETVRQIPY
- a CDS encoding CoA transferase subunit A, with the translated sequence MDNSFGKITTIEAIMKFFQDGMTVMFGGFGGVGSPPTLIDGILEKGIQNLILIGNDTGFPHIGIGKIVSRGLAKKVIASHIGSNPIAGQLMHDGKLEVEFSPQGILAERIRAGGVGLPAILSDIGMDNELVSKDKPRFAIDGKNYLVETALTADVSIIYAKKADEYGNLIYDKSARNTNPLVAMAGDITIAEVEEIVPMGSLGPDEIITPGVFVDYLIPSKGVNWKWAWE
- a CDS encoding aspartate aminotransferase family protein produces the protein MDKSFLIKPMLDEIYPVIDYGKGVYLYDMEGKKYLDASSGAVTANIGHGVSEIIEAMQEQAKKVSFVYRSQFTSDAAEKLAKKIADWTPGDLNWSFFVNSGSEATETAMKMAIQYWQEQGIHTKTKVLSRWVSYHGITLGALSMSGHTGRRARFVPLLEDFPVINPPYCYRCPYNLEAPTCGYACANELELAIKRIGADQIAAFIAEPVIGASGGAIAPPKDYFKTIKKICEDNNILFIADEVMTGFGRTGTVLACERWDVIPDIVAFGKGMGAGYAPIAAAVASEKVMAPILAGTKSVMSGHTLSANPQSCAVSLAVLEYLEKNEIIKEVELKGAFLKIHLEKLKEQYSFIGDVRGKGLLLGIEFVEESKTKRPFPRKALITQKVVGLAKEKGLLVYPAGAGIDGVNGDAIIISPPLTITEKEIENLLLLVKETFAAFSNQINADTVGDS
- a CDS encoding potassium transporter TrkG, producing MDTIKKIQLKTKELSTIQLIVLFYLSALIVSTLLLKIPLAHRENVSLSFIDAMFTSASAISVTGLSVISLKETFSNFGIFLLCLILQLGGLGVMSLSTFLWIMLGKKVGLKERQLIMIDQNQSNLAGLVQLAKRIFIIFISFELIGGLILGFWFKGYYSSTLTAFKHGFFASISATTNAGFDITDESLGPFSHDYFVQSVIIILMIVGAIGFPVMVEVYEFFLSRKQKKKFHFTLFTKLTTLTFVILTVIGALFIFLLDSHHFFANKAWHESFFYALFHSATTKSAGLTTMDVNDFTPSNQLFLSILMFIGGSPSSASGGIRTTTFAIVILSIIFYAQGKGSIKIFRRELHSEDVLKSFIVLTTAAFLCLSSIIVLSITEHGTLIEVIFEVSSAFGTNGLSMGLTSGLTTFGKILIIILMFIGRVGIVTCLLILRGKGSKEKFKYPKEKVTIG